Proteins encoded within one genomic window of Hevea brasiliensis isolate MT/VB/25A 57/8 chromosome 8, ASM3005281v1, whole genome shotgun sequence:
- the LOC110672860 gene encoding cationic amino acid transporter 8, vacuolar: MSETISAADPIHKPLLTSATMGLEEFQDPPKKTYWRWSKQDFFPEPSFENLVTYRNALSHTFPRLKDRLLSRSTDTNELVTLQKESENPMRKCLNWWDLMWLSFGSVVGSGIFVITGQEARDDAGPAVVLSYAVSGISALLSVFCYAEFAVEIPVAGGSFSYLRIELGDLIAFLAAGNILLEAVIGAAGLGRSWSSYFASMINTNNPDFLRIRVKSLPDGFDLLDPIAVVVLLMANTVAMTGTKRTSILNWISSILSATIIVFIIVVGFIHGKSSNLVPFFPYGPKGVFKAAAVVYWSYTGFDMVATMAEEAEKPSRDIPIGLVGSMSMITVVYCLMALALTMMVKYTEIDPDAAYSVAFSQIGMNWAKYLVSICALKGMTTSLLAGSIGQGRYTTQIARSHMIPPWFALVHPKTGTPINATLLVTILSAIVAFFTSLDVLSSVFSLCTLLIFMLMAVALLVRRYHVKDVTSKSHLVKFLMSLFIIIGSSIGVTAIWSSNGRGWIGYVVTFVLWFLGTLGMALLEKQRVPKVWGVPLVPWLPSLSIAMNLFLIGSLDYKAFLRFIICCAAMIFYYLFVGVHATYDVAHKNQESSLGNAAGVI; this comes from the coding sequence ATGTCTGAAACTATATCAGCAGCAGATCCCATACACAAGCCATTACTCACCTCAGCAACAATGGGTTTGGAAGAATTTCAAGACCCACCAAAGAAAACTTACTGGAGATGGAGCAAGCAAGATTTCTTCCCGGAACCCTCTTTCGAAAACCTCGTCACCTACAGAAATGCTCTATCTCACACCTTTCCTCGCCTCAAGGATCGTCTCCTCTCTCGCTCTACCGACACCAATGAACTCGTCACTCTCCAGAAAGAGAGCGAAAACCCCATGCGCAAATGCCTCAATTGGTGGGACCTCATGTGGCTTAGCTTCGGTTCGGTTGTTGGGTCTGGCATCTTCGTTATCACCGGCCAAGAAGCTCGTGATGATGCTGGTCCTGCTGTAGTTCTTTCTTATGCTGTCTCTGGTATCTCTGCATTGCTTTCGGTCTTCTGTTACGCTGAGTTTGCTGTTGAGATTCCTGTCGCAGGTGGGTCTTTCTCCTATCTTCGGATTGAATTGGGTGACTTGATTGCTTTTCTTGCTGCTGGGAATATTCTTTTGGAGGCTGTTATTGGTGCAGCTGGGCTTGGACGTTCTTGGTCCTCATATTTTGCCAGCATGATCAATACTAACAATCCTGATTTCTTGAGAATCAGAGTTAAATCTCTCCCAGATGGATTTGATCTTTTGGATCCAATAGCTGTTGTTGTCCTTTTGATGGCTAATACCGTAGCAATGACTGGAACAAAGAGGACttctattttgaattggattAGTTCTATTCTCAGTGCTACTATAATTGTGTTTATTATTGTTGTTGGGTTTATTCATGGCAAGAGCTCGAATTTGGTGCCATTTTTTCCATATGGACCAAAGGGTGTCTTTAAAGCTGCAGCTGTTGTATACTGGTCTTATACTGGGTTTGATATGGTTGCTACTATGGCTGAAGAGGCAGAGAAGCCATCAAGGGatataccaattgggttggttgGTTCAATGTCTATGATCACTGTGGTTTATTGCTTGATGGCTTTGGCACTGACCATGATGGTGAAATATACTGAAATTGATCCAGATGCTGCATATTCTGTTGCTTTTTCTCAAATTGGCATGAATTGGGCTAAGTATTTGGTGAGCATATGTGCCCTCAAGGGAATGACTACAAGTTTGCTGGCTGGATCTATTGGACAGGGAAGATACACCACTCAGATTGCAAGGTCTCATATGATTCCTCCTTGGTTTGCTCTAGTTCATCCAAAAACTGGAACACCCATTAATGCTACTCTTTTGGTAACTATACTTAGTGCTATTGTAGCATTTTTCACTAGTTTGGACGTTTTGTCAAGTGTCTTTTCCTTGTGTACACTCCTTATTTTCATGCTTATGGCTGTTGCATTGCTTGTGAGGCGATATCATGTGAAAGATGTTACTTCAAAGAGTCATTTGGTTAAATTTCTTATGTCTTTATTCATCATTATTGGTTCTTCAATTGGAGTAACTGCTATCTGGAGTTCAAATGGGAGAGGATGGATAGGATATGTGGTGACTTTTGTTCTTTGGTTTTTGGGGACCTTGGGGATGGCGTTGCTAGAAAAGCAACGTGTTCCAAAGGTTTGGGGAGTTCCTCTGGTTCCGTGGTTGCCTTCATTATCAATAgccatgaatttgtttctaattgGATCTTTGGATTATAAAGCATTCCTGAGGTTCATAATTTGCTGTGCGGCAATGATTTTCTACTATTTGTTTGTTGGTGTTCATGCAACTTATGATGTAGCTCACAAGAACCAGGAATCAAGTTTGGGAAATGCTGCAGGAGTTATCTAA